In the genome of Impatiens glandulifera chromosome 6, dImpGla2.1, whole genome shotgun sequence, the window atgaaCAGTCTACAATTATTAATGATAGATGGTCCCATTGTTTTCggatctatatattattttaattttattatctgggttaaaattataaaaatgttagtTTGTATTAACGGTTTTAATCgctgttattttattatttacgtgttatttataaattaataaataaagaaaattttgactACTAAAATTTagatatcaaaaataaaatcttttaaattagttagttaaattattaaaattaatattttaattatttatttataaatgttaagtAGATAATCCACTAACAACATTTAAAATCGTTAAGACAAAACTTCgttttttatatagtttaacaataaaaaaactccaaatcttaagatttaaaaaaaatatttttaaaatcgtaATAACCCAATTCGAtcaaaaatgttaaaaagttaataattttgTCTAAGCTTATAAATAGGGGCAggctacaaatattttattaattgcaTGATTACTAACTAGATTAGatagtattatatttttatataaattgtaaaatattagtAGTTGATAACatcaaattttagatttttgtaTGTACTAAAATGGAAgtataataaattagatttatgATGAGGTTTTAGATGATGAGTTTGAACTTGAGAAATGTTAGTTTagcatacaaaattattttttaaatctctaATGCctatgcattttttattttatagaaataaatgtATGTATATGAAATAACCAAATATCTAAACAGACCCAAGAAGACCAACTAAGAAATGacaaatcaaattatttgtattttgttatttcaactttttaagtatgtgcttaaataatataaaaaaatacattatttaaattaatttctttatgaataattctaaaatttaaaaggcTGAATTATTAAATTGGTTTTTTTATTGAGCCAATTGTGATTTTGAACAATTTCATTCAAATCTCTTTATtgtaaagttataaaaaaacaaaattttgtcttaataattttaaactgaATTACCTTATTAACTACTTAATatctataaacaaaatattaatatcactAATCTAATGACTGAATTTAGGATTTTAATtactgaatttaaaaaattgataaaattcgttatttattactttcaagataataagttaacgacgTTTAAAACCGTTAAATGAGAAACGAAacttttgtataactttaaccagtcttaaatttgaatttaccAATAAAAAACTCAACTTTAATAATTTGgccaaaactaaaataaaaaactatctCAAAAGATCATGTATCTTCTTTTAAGAATTGCTCAAAACTGAACCTGGAAGGCAACAATTCTGACTGCTTTAGTTTTTAAAACAACAGCtccatacatatatataaatatttttctttctaatccaataattttattgatcAAAAAAGGGAATATTAGTGATATGTGGaaagaaatcagaaaaaataaatccaaaccCACAAAATATCTTTgattcatcaatcaaattacATTAGGGGGAATCTGAAGTTGATGTCATTAGCTTAAGTATGAATTTACTAGGAAAGTGACAGAATTTTGGCCATTGATTATCAATAGCCATTAATGAAACAACTGAAGATGATGGTTCAATGAAAAAAATGACAACTGAGGTTTAGAATCatcataacaaaacaaaacaaatgataGTCAAGTTTAATCAAAGATTATCATATCATGAAATCAAACAAGACAGTTATACTTAACCACAATAACTAAAGAGATTGTAATTTGCATGATAATATAACCTACTAAAAGGTTAGCAGTAGTAGTACAGAACCTACAGTGATCCATTGcataattacaaaaaaaaaaaaagggaatTGATATGGGTCATTAAGCCCACACAGTTAGACTTACCATTCCCTTCTTTCTACTGAAATAACAACTAAGAAGTATTACCATAACATCTTACCAAGTCATTTgcactaaataaatacattactTAAGAaatccaattaaaaaaaaacaataattgaagTCAGCTTTTGTTTTTTTCTCCATGGACATCATCAAGAAGACAGTTGCGAGAAACCTGcaaaattatacaatataaCCAAAACCTTCCAACAATATGTTTTAGAAGAATCCAAACAAGTGTGTAATGATCTAcctatttcttcttccttcgtGTTATTACcatgatgatgatcatcattGTTTGAAGAGATGATGGCGGGCTAACATCTCAGGCACACCCAAAGCAGATATGCTCTCGCACCCTAGAAGTTCACGAAGCTTCTCATCGCATATTATCGACATGGAATTTAAGGGATCCTATAAATAATATGACCAAacataaccaaaatcaaaatcttgtttgatgaaaaacaaAGTAAAGGTATTTTAGCTCATAATGCGGTTGGTTACTAATCAAGAACCTCAAGATGGTTAGTTTTGATGTATTCCCAAACACGATTGTGGACTTCAGAGTGGAGCATCTGTCTTTCTCCGACGCCCAAAAACTTGGTAAGCGCATCAGATAGTACCACAAGTGTAGGACTAGAAGGTTTGGGAATCTCATTAGTAGAATTAGAAGACTCATCAACATCTTCAGTCTTCATCCTTTTCGATTGTGATGCCTCCTCTGTATTCACaagaatcaaattaatataccaaaacaaattaagaaagtGCAGTAAGTTTAAGCAGCTGATTTCATCCTACGAGTTGTCGGGTCGAGAGGGAGTATATGCTTAGCAAGCAGTTTGTTCATTTTGAACATATCAGTGCAATCAGTTTCGAAAACCTTTTCGAGTGCTTCGTCGCATATTATCTTCCTCTTGTTACTAGGATCCTGAAGATTATGTTTCCTGATATATGCCCATAGCTGCTTTacaatctgaaacaaaccaaaACCAACAATAATGAAACATATTGAAATGATTTAACCAAACTAGCTATGAATGagcaagaaaaataataatacctcAGTCCTGGGCAAGGCAGATTGACCAACAACAACCTGAAGTAAAGGTGAAATTCCACAGACCTTATTCAAACCACCAGCCCCACCTTTTCTTTTGGTTCCAGCAGGAGCACTAAATATAGGGTTTTAAACATTTCATTACAATTCACTCTAATTTCACCAAATAACATCACTTTCAAGAAAGTTCATAAAAAACAAACCTTGATTTAGGGGTTTTCGTTGCTTTCGCTGCTGCATTTGGAATAACAGCTTTACCCACCGGCGCCGTCTGCAAATGAGTCGCCGccggctgctgctgctgctgctgttgtTCTACCTGCTGAGATGGAAATGGGTGTCGGAAATTGAGGTCTTCAGCTCGGAAtatctgctgctgctgctgttgttgttgttgttgctggTGGTGATGGAATTGCTGCTGGAGATGGTGTTGTTGCTGCTGTTGTTGAAGGGTAAAATGGGAAAGAAATTGAGGGTTTCCTTGTGGGCGATAATGAACATTCTGCTGCTGAAGTGCAAAATGGTCCTTTAACggctgttgttgttgttgttgggtTTGCGTTTGCGGTTGCGTTTGCGGTGGAGGTGGAGATCCAAGGAGGAGATTGATCTGATCTTTGATGAAAGAAGCTTTATGAGAAAGGTCTTGACCTAGTTTCACCTCAAGCTGTTGAACGATGCCGTTAAGAGTGGTAACGGAGTTAGGGTTAGATTGACGGAGAACAATCTCTACACCTCTTGCTATATCTTGGTCAGATACCATGGCTTTTCTTCcttcatatattataaatcaaaccGAAACTTcagcttcttcttctctctctctctctatctctctatctctttctctctctcaccGCTTCCCCTTCTCTCTCTATAACACTTCTCTGTCTGTATATGTTTCATATTTACCAACATACCCTTTTGCCAGTCCAGTGATAGATGACATTTTTACCCTTTTCATTCCTTCAACTTATTGTTATATGAGGAAGGGTAATTATGGTATTTAGCAAAAGTTGTAGATATACCAAtctcctttttatttttttattttgtttttgtttgagattgaatttaagtaattttttagCTGGTTCgaaatttaaattgtgttataTGAGAATAATTTATCGAAATTTTAGTTACACGAGGTTTTTttctaaatgaaaaaaatgttcggtatcttgtttttgtttttct includes:
- the LOC124941518 gene encoding alpha-protein kinase 1, with product MVSDQDIARGVEIVLRQSNPNSVTTLNGIVQQLEVKLGQDLSHKASFIKDQINLLLGSPPPPQTQPQTQTQQQQQQPLKDHFALQQQNVHYRPQGNPQFLSHFTLQQQQQQHHLQQQFHHHQQQQQQQQQQQIFRAEDLNFRHPFPSQQVEQQQQQQQPAATHLQTAPVGKAVIPNAAAKATKTPKSSAPAGTKRKGGAGGLNKVCGISPLLQVVVGQSALPRTEIVKQLWAYIRKHNLQDPSNKRKIICDEALEKVFETDCTDMFKMNKLLAKHILPLDPTTQEASQSKRMKTEDVDESSNSTNEIPKPSSPTLVVLSDALTKFLGVGERQMLHSEVHNRVWEYIKTNHLEDPLNSMSIICDEKLRELLGCESISALGVPEMLARHHLFKQ